DNA from Aureimonas sp. AU20:
GCTCCGCGAACCAGACCGCAAGGGGAGCTATCGGGACATCTGCTGGGCTGAAGGCTCGGCGCGCGATCCTTAGCAAAGGTGCAAGGGTCGGCGGAAGTCTCGCGTGGCAGCGTCGTCGACAGGCTCGGACCGGCCTATCGGCCTCGGCCCGAGCGGAGCCAGTCTATGCGGGCTCCGGTCTCGGCTGTCGAGCAGGGATGGGTGAAAGCACCGTCACCCGGCCGCCGCGAAACGGGCGCGGCGGGTTGGTCGCGTCAGGATCAGAAGGCGCTGCGGTTGCGGTTGTAGCGACCGCGATCGATTTCGCGCTGACGGCTTTCGAGATCGACCAGCGAAGTGGCTTCGTTGAGATAGGCGGCTTCGCGCTCGCTGTCGCGGATGGGGCGAAGGGCCTCGCGAAGGCGTGTGGTGAACTTCATGGCAGTGATCCAATCGGCTGAGGAATTAGCCATAAGATACGCTTGCCAAGTTCATGCTGCAATGCAGCAGGCCGCATAAGAGCCATGCCCCAAGCGCACGGCCCGTTAAAGACCACAAGGAGATCGTAACGCTTTCGCAGGGCTTGTGGCGAAACAGCGGCAAGCGGGTCTGCATTGGATGCATGGCAATTCATCGAATTGCCCGTTCTTTCAGCTCTGGCGCCCCAGCGGTTGGCGCGACGATCCGACGAGAAGACCATCGCAAACGAAAAAGGGCCGGTTCGAAAACCGGCCCTCGTGTCGGGATGGTAAAGGCGGCTCGGTATCTATTCCGCCGCCGGCTGAAGCGCGCCGCCGCCCTTGTTCTCGTTGCCGCTCTTGCGACCGCCGAACTCCGTTACCCGCTTCCAGTCCGGCGTGGCGTCGAGATCGGGCGCCAGCGAGGGGGCGGGGTGGGCGTGATGGTGGCCGGCATGGGCGGGAGCGCCTTCCGAACCCTCGGCCTGGTTGGGCTTCAGGAGCTTGCCGAAGAGCCGGCCCGTGACGCGGCTGAGATCGTCCATCAGCGTGTAGAGCGAGGGGATGAAGATCAGCGACAGGACGGTGGAGACAAGCAGGCCGCCGATCACCGCGATCGCCATGGGCGCGCGGAACTCGCCGCCTTCGCCCGACGCCATCGCCGCCGGCATCATGCCCGCCGCCATGGCGATCGTGGTCATGATGATCGGCCGGGCGCGCTTGCGACCCGCGTCGATGATCGCGTCGCGCTGGTTCATGCCGTGCTTCTCCTGCTCGACCGCGAAGTCGACCAGCATGATCGTGTTCTTGGTGACGATGCCCATCAGCATCAGGATGCCGATGACCACGGGCATGGAGATGGCGTTGTGCGTGAGCCACAGCGCGCCCACCACGCCGCCGATCGACAAGGGCAGGGCGGCGAGGATCGTGATCGGCACGAAGACGCTGCCGAACAGGAGGATTAGCACCACCAGCACCATCATGATGCCGGCGCCCATGGCCGAGGCGAAGCCGGCGAAGACCTCGCCCTGGATCTCGGCGTCGCCGACCTGCTGGAGGCGCACGCCGGGCGGCAGGTTGCGAACCGCCTCGCTCTGCGCGATCCAGGCCGAGCCTTCGCCGATCTCGTGGCCCGGCGCCATGGCGGTGCCGACCTTGGCCAGCCGCTCGCGGTCGTAGCGATCGATGGTCGAGGGGCCCTGGCCGAAGCCGATATCGGCGATGGCGTCGAGCGGCACGGTGCCGCCCTTGGCCGTTTGGACGCGCAGCGACTGGACGGAGCCCAGATCCTGGCGCGCCGTCTCGCTGATCTGCACGCGGATCGGAACCTGCCGCGTGCCGACATTGAACTTGGCGAGGTTGGCGTCCGCATCGCCGATCGTGGCGACGCGCACGGTCTGCGAGATGGCCTCGGGCGCGATGCCGAGATCGGCCGCCTGGTCGAGGCGCGGATGGATGCGAAGCTCGGGCCGCGCGAAGGACATCATGGCCGACGGGTTGGCGAAGATCGGCTCGCGCCGCATCTCGCTTTCCAGCCGCGCCGCCGCCTCGCTCACCGCCTCGCCGTCGCTGCCGAGGAGGCCGACGGACAGTTCGCGCTCGCCCCGGTCGTTGACGAAATAGGAGCGAAGATCGGGGATGGCGGCGAGCTTGGCGGCGATCACGGGCTCCAGCTGCGCCTGGGAGCGATAACGCTCGAACTTGCGCACGAGATTGATCGTCAGCGCGGCGCGGCGCACCTCCAGCGTGCCGGTGGGCGAGGAACCGCCGATCGACAGGACGGAGCGCACTTCGGGCAGTTCGCGGATGCTGGCGGCCGCCCGGTCCACCGCGCGGCGGGTGGAGTCCAGCGTCGTGCCGGGCGGCAGCTCGACCGAGACCACGATGCGCGAGGCGTCTTCCTTCGGGATGAAGCCCGTCGGCAGATATTTCGTGGCGTCCATCGACAGGAAGAACAGGCCGACTCCCACCGCCAGCGTCAGCCAGCGCCAGCGCACGGTGAAGCCTAGGAAGCCGGTATAGGCCCGCATCAGCGTGCCGTCCCGCTGCTCGGCGGGGTGCGGGCGGTTGAGGAAGGCGAGAAGCAAGGCGGCCACCGCCGCGCCGATGGCGATGCGCATGGACCACGCGCCGGCCTGGTCCCAGGTCACCATGGGGGCGTGCAGGCGCAGCCAGTCGAGCGCGCCGTTGCGGCCGGCCGTATCCGGCAGGGCGGCAAGCGCGAAGACGGCGCCGATGGCAAGGCCCGCCAGTGGCGCGAGGCCGAGGACGTAGCGGCGCAGAAGACGGCCGAAGCCCGGCCCTTCGTGCCGCTGCGGGCGGAAGAAATAGGCCGCCAGCATGGGCGTGATCAGGCGCGCGACGAGCAACGAGAAGAACACCGCCACCGCGACCGTCAGGCCGAACTGCTTGAAATACTGGCCGGCGACGCCGCCCATGAAGGAGACCGGCGCGAAGACCGCCATGATGGTGAGCGTGATGGCGATCACGGCGAGGCCGATCTCGTCCGCCGCTTCCATCGAAGCTTTGTAGGGCGGCTTGCCCATGGCCATGTGGCGCTCGATGTTCTCGATCTCGACGATCGCGTCGTCCACCAGGATGCCGGTGACGAGCGTGATGGCGAGAAGGCTGACGAGGTTCAGCGAGAAGCCCATCATGCTCATCGCCGCGAAGGTCGGGATCGCGGCGAGCGGCAGCGTAATGGCTGCGACCGCCGTGGCGCGCCAGTCTCGCAGGAACAGAAGCACCACGACGACGGCCAGGAAGGCGCCTTCGCCGAGCGTCTCCATGGCGGATTCGAAATTGCCGTAGGTGTAGGTCACGCTGTCGTCGATGCGCGTGAAGCCGACCTGCGGATGCGCCTTGGCGAGCTCGGCGATGCGCGTGGCGGCAAGGCCGGCGACCGTTGTGTCGCTCGCCCCCTTGGAGCGGTAGATCGAGAAGGCGACCACGGGCTGCCCGTCGAGCCGGGCGAAGGAGCGGGGCTCCTGCACCGTGTCGGTCACCGTGCCGAGCTCGGACAAACGCACCTGACGCCCACCCGAGAGGGCAATGCGCGTGTCGGCCAGGGCCTGCACGGTGCCGGCCTGGGACAGGGTGCGGATCGCCTGTTCTTGGCCGCCGAACTCGCCGCGCCCGCCCGACAGGTCGACATTGGTGGCGCGCAGCTGCGCGTTCACGTCGGCCGCCGTGATGCCGAGCGCGCCGAGACGATCGGGATCGAGGCGCACCTGCACCTCGCGCTGGACGCCGCCCATGCGCTCGACGCGGCCGACGCCCTTGATGCCCTGGAGGGCGCGAACCACCGTGTCGTCCACGAACCAGGACAGCTGCTCGGGCGTCATGCCCGGCGAGGACGCGGCATAGGTGACGATCGACTGGTTCTCGACCTCGATGCGCTGGACGATCGGCTCCTCGATCGTGCGGGGCAGGTTGCCCCGGATCTTGGCGATCGCGTCCTTCACGTCGTTCAAGGCGCGGTCGGTGTTGATCTCCAGGCGGAACTCGGCCGCCGTCACGGACTGGCCGTCCGTCACGGTGGAGGTGATGTGCTTGATGCCCGAGACGCCGGCGACGGCGTCCTCCACCAGCTTGGTCACCTGGGTTTCGAGTTCGGCCGGAGCCGAGCCCGATTCCGTCACGGTGACGGAAATCACCGGCACGTCGATATTGGGAAATCGGGTGATCGGCAGGTTCAGGAAGCTGACGACGCCGAAGGCCACCAGCACCACGAAGAGGAGGATGGGCGGAACCGGATTGCGGATCGCCCAGGCGGAGATGTTCCAGTTCATCGCGTCACCTCCGCCGTTTCCAGCGTCTCGGCGGCGACCGGGGTCACCTTGTCGCCATCGCGCACGAAGGTGCCGGCCACCGCCACCACGGTTTCGCCGGCCTGGAGGCCGGAGCGAATTTCCACCACGTTGCCGGCGCCAAGACCGGTCTTGACGCTGCGCGTCTGCACCGTGCCGTCCACCACGACCTGGACGAAATCGCCCTTCGGCCCGGTGTTGACGGCGGTGCGTGGCACGGCGACGCCATTGGTGCGCGCGGTTTCCACCACGGCGCGGGCGAAGGCGCCGACCCGAAGGCCCGCCTCGCGCGGCAGGGCGATGCGCACGCGGCCGAGGCGCGAGGCCTGGTCGACGCGCGGCGAGACGAGGCGCACCTCGCCCGTCACCTCAGCGCCGCCGGCGGCGGTGATTTTAGCCGGCTCGCCCTTGCGCAGCTGGCCGAGTGCTGTTTCCGACACGTCGGCGTCGAGTTCGATCAGCCCGTCGCGCGCCATCTCGAACAAGCCGCCGCCGGCCGCCGAGACGATCTGCCCAAGCTGGGCCACGCGGCGCAGCACCAGCCCGTCGGTCGGCGCCTTGATCTCGGCCTTGGCGCGGCGCAGCTCCAGCTCGGCCCGCTCGGCGCGGGTGGCGGCAAGATCCGCTTCGGCCAGCGCCACGCTTTGGCGGGCCGAGGCCAGGCGCGCGGCGGCGCCGGCGGCGGCGGAGACCTTGGTGTCGAGCACATCCTGGCCGACGATGCCCTTCTCGCTGAGCGCGCGGGCGCGCTTAAGCGAGGCCTCGGCCTCGACCAGGGTCGGCTCGGCCTCGCCGATCAGGGCGTTGGCCTGCGTGATCGCCGCCTCGGCGCGCGCCACCTGCGAAGCCGAGCGGGCAAGGTTGACCTCCACGACGTCGGTTTCCAGCCGGGCGAGAACCTGCCCCGCCTTCACCTCGTCGCCCTCGTCCACCAGGAGTTCGCGAACCCGCAAGCCGTCGACGTCGGCGCCGACCGTCACGGTCTCGCGCGGGGTCAGCGTGCCCGTCACCGTGACGGTCGCGACGATCTCGCGCGCCTCGGCCGGCAGGACGGAAATGTTGGGCGGCGCGGGCGCTGCGACGGGCGCGGGCTCGGCCGCCAGGGCCGGCGCGAAAGGCGCTGCGAGGGCGACCGACGCGGCAAGCGCGAGCGAAAGACATTTCAGCATGGGAAAACTCCGCAAGCGGGCGGGGCGAGGCAAGGAAGGGGCGAAAGAATTCGTCATGCCTGGCTCGCTCCGAGCAGGCTCGCGATCATGCGATGGAGATAGGGGCGAAGGGTCTCGAGCGGTCGCTCCGGCTCCAGCCGAAGCCGCATGACGAGCCCGTCGCCGATGCTCATGAGAAGGGTCAGCGCGAGTTCGAGATCGAGATCGCCGGGGATCTCGCCCTGGTCCTGCGCGCCTTTCAGCGCCTGGCGGATGCGACTGCGCGCTTCGTCCTCGACCATTTGGAAGCGAGCGCCGACGGCGGTGTTGCGAAGGGATTCCGAGCAGATCTCGACGATCAGGTTGCCGGTCTCGGGATCGCAGGCGCCGGTGAGATAGGCGAGAGCGGCCTCGGTGATCCGATCCACGACCGGGCCGGGTCCTTCCAGGCCCGCAAGGCAGGCGCCGGCCGCGACGCGCTCCTCCTCGGCGATGGCCTCGATGATCGCGTCCTTGGACGGGTAGTAGCGATAAAGCGCGCCCGGGCTCATCTTCGCCTCGGCGCAGATCTCGCTCATCGAGGCGCGGTGAAAGCCGGAGCGCGAAAAGCAAATGCGGGCCGCGCCCAGGATATGATCCTTGCGCGTCGGTGCGGCGGCGAGATCGTCCTGCGGAGGCACGGCGGAAAGAGTGGACATGACGATCCGGTTCAAGCTGAGAGCGAACGATCGTTCTCATAACAAGATGCGGCGCGACAGTCCAGCGTCGATCAATTATCGGTGATTCTAAGATCAGGCGTCCAGGTTGTTGCCCGAATCGCCATTGGCCGGCGAGCCGACGGGAGCTGGAACGCGAAACGCATCAAGCACGGCTCGCATCCTCTGACTCTGAACGAGCAAGGCCGTGATCGCGGACTGGTGGAGGCTCGTGGCGGCCAGGAGAAGATGCAGCGCGGGCTGGTCGTGCCCAGGCGCGAAAGGCGGCGGTCGGCTCAGCGGCGGGTCGATGACACCGTCTTCCACGCGCGCGTCATCGCGTGAGCCCCGCGAGGAGGCTCCGACGATGCGGACGGAAGGGAAGCGCAGGATGTTCATCGCACGTTGGACAATAGGAAGGGGCTGATCGGAACAATAGCATCCGACACTTAAGAAAGTGGCGACGACCGGATAAGGCAGGCCGCGTGGTTTCTTGGCCTGGATTCTCTGACAAAGCGTGAAGGCCGGCGCCTTTCCGCTCGCAATCGGCTGCCGGGGCTTGACTTTTCGGCTCCTGTTGGGATTAAAGACCCCATTCTTGCGACCGTTCCGTCCGCAAACCGCCGACCATGCCCCTCGCTCGCCGAGCCGCATGGAGGTCCCCATCCGCCAGCGAGATTCGCCCGCGGATGCGTTCCGCTTTGGCGTTGCGGCTTGGAAAGGGCGTTTTGGGTTCCCATTCTTGCCTCAGCGCAAGAACCAGGACTTGAAGGACACGGATGTTCGAATCGCTCCAGGACCGCCTCGGGTCCATCCTGAACGGCCTCACCGGCCGCGGCGCCCTGTCGGACTCCGACGTGGCGGCCGCGCTGCGCGAGGTGCGCAGGGCGCTTCTGGAAGCCGACGTCTCGCTGGAAGTGGTGCGCTCCTTCACCGACCGGGTGCGCGAGAAAGCCGTGGGCGCCGAGATCGTCAAGTCGATCAAGCCCGGCCAGATGGTGGTCAAGATCGTCCATGACGAGCTGGTCGCCACGCTGGGCTCCGATCAGGTGGCGATCGACCTGAACGCCCCCGCGCCGGTCACGATCATGATGGTCGGCCTCCAAGGCTCGGGCAAGACCACCACCACGGGCAAGATCGGCAAGCGGCTGACGGAGCGCCAGAAGAAGCGCGTCCTCATGGCCTCGCTCGACACGCGCCGCCCCGCCGCGCAGGAGCAGTTGCGCGTGCTCGGCGAGCAGACGGGCGTCGCCACGCTGCCGATCATCGCGGGCCAGGACCCGGTCGAGATCGCCGCGCGCGCCTCCCAGGCCGCCCGGCTCGGCGGCTACGACGTCCTGATCCTCGACACGGCCGGCCGCACGCATATCGACGAGCCGCTGATGGCGGAGATGGCCGAGATCAAGGCCAGGACCGCGCCCCACGAAATCCTTCTTGTGGCC
Protein-coding regions in this window:
- a CDS encoding efflux RND transporter permease subunit — protein: MNWNISAWAIRNPVPPILLFVVLVAFGVVSFLNLPITRFPNIDVPVISVTVTESGSAPAELETQVTKLVEDAVAGVSGIKHITSTVTDGQSVTAAEFRLEINTDRALNDVKDAIAKIRGNLPRTIEEPIVQRIEVENQSIVTYAASSPGMTPEQLSWFVDDTVVRALQGIKGVGRVERMGGVQREVQVRLDPDRLGALGITAADVNAQLRATNVDLSGGRGEFGGQEQAIRTLSQAGTVQALADTRIALSGGRQVRLSELGTVTDTVQEPRSFARLDGQPVVAFSIYRSKGASDTTVAGLAATRIAELAKAHPQVGFTRIDDSVTYTYGNFESAMETLGEGAFLAVVVVLLFLRDWRATAVAAITLPLAAIPTFAAMSMMGFSLNLVSLLAITLVTGILVDDAIVEIENIERHMAMGKPPYKASMEAADEIGLAVIAITLTIMAVFAPVSFMGGVAGQYFKQFGLTVAVAVFFSLLVARLITPMLAAYFFRPQRHEGPGFGRLLRRYVLGLAPLAGLAIGAVFALAALPDTAGRNGALDWLRLHAPMVTWDQAGAWSMRIAIGAAVAALLLAFLNRPHPAEQRDGTLMRAYTGFLGFTVRWRWLTLAVGVGLFFLSMDATKYLPTGFIPKEDASRIVVSVELPPGTTLDSTRRAVDRAAASIRELPEVRSVLSIGGSSPTGTLEVRRAALTINLVRKFERYRSQAQLEPVIAAKLAAIPDLRSYFVNDRGERELSVGLLGSDGEAVSEAAARLESEMRREPIFANPSAMMSFARPELRIHPRLDQAADLGIAPEAISQTVRVATIGDADANLAKFNVGTRQVPIRVQISETARQDLGSVQSLRVQTAKGGTVPLDAIADIGFGQGPSTIDRYDRERLAKVGTAMAPGHEIGEGSAWIAQSEAVRNLPPGVRLQQVGDAEIQGEVFAGFASAMGAGIMMVLVVLILLFGSVFVPITILAALPLSIGGVVGALWLTHNAISMPVVIGILMLMGIVTKNTIMLVDFAVEQEKHGMNQRDAIIDAGRKRARPIIMTTIAMAAGMMPAAMASGEGGEFRAPMAIAVIGGLLVSTVLSLIFIPSLYTLMDDLSRVTGRLFGKLLKPNQAEGSEGAPAHAGHHHAHPAPSLAPDLDATPDWKRVTEFGGRKSGNENKGGGALQPAAE
- a CDS encoding efflux RND transporter periplasmic adaptor subunit; amino-acid sequence: MLKCLSLALAASVALAAPFAPALAAEPAPVAAPAPPNISVLPAEAREIVATVTVTGTLTPRETVTVGADVDGLRVRELLVDEGDEVKAGQVLARLETDVVEVNLARSASQVARAEAAITQANALIGEAEPTLVEAEASLKRARALSEKGIVGQDVLDTKVSAAAGAAARLASARQSVALAEADLAATRAERAELELRRAKAEIKAPTDGLVLRRVAQLGQIVSAAGGGLFEMARDGLIELDADVSETALGQLRKGEPAKITAAGGAEVTGEVRLVSPRVDQASRLGRVRIALPREAGLRVGAFARAVVETARTNGVAVPRTAVNTGPKGDFVQVVVDGTVQTRSVKTGLGAGNVVEIRSGLQAGETVVAVAGTFVRDGDKVTPVAAETLETAEVTR
- a CDS encoding DUF3563 family protein, with amino-acid sequence MKFTTRLREALRPIRDSEREAAYLNEATSLVDLESRQREIDRGRYNRNRSAF
- a CDS encoding TetR/AcrR family transcriptional regulator, which produces MSTLSAVPPQDDLAAAPTRKDHILGAARICFSRSGFHRASMSEICAEAKMSPGALYRYYPSKDAIIEAIAEEERVAAGACLAGLEGPGPVVDRITEAALAYLTGACDPETGNLIVEICSESLRNTAVGARFQMVEDEARSRIRQALKGAQDQGEIPGDLDLELALTLLMSIGDGLVMRLRLEPERPLETLRPYLHRMIASLLGASQA